One Aptenodytes patagonicus chromosome 7, bAptPat1.pri.cur, whole genome shotgun sequence genomic window, ACAGGTAGCATTTCatgataaattatttaaatagcaTATCTACACAATTACGTGATTAACTATTACAATGgcaatgagaaaaataatttataaaaatacaagCAATGGTATAcaagatgacaggaaaaaaatataacacAACATTAGAAATTGtatttgacaattttttttccaatgccaTTTCCTTACTGGGAAtacattttctgcaaagaaattttGACTATGTACAGCATTAACTTCTTAGTACTACAGTAGCTTTAAAGTTTGTTAGACATTTGAACTCTGCTTAATCCAAAGGCTTTTCTCAGTCACAAAACAATGAGGTAATATTTGTACGTAAAACTTTCACTgtgttcatttcttttccttttttgaaaagacaaggaaatactACAGGTATAAGGATGCTGCCCCTTCTGTTAGGGAAAAGTCTTCTTTTAGTGTACATCAAGCCCTCTCCCTCTTTTGCAAGGAGCTCCCGAATTCTGTCTAGTCCGTGAAGAATTCCTTCGTTTGTAGCTGCACATCAGTAGTTACAATAATTAGTGTGCAGCGGCACAAATAGCTGGTTTGAACGGTTACTGATTGCGGTCGTCGtgcctctctgccatctcctCAGGGCAGGTATTCTGGTTTTGTGTCAGGCCCACTGACCCAGTGGTAAAGCACTGCAGACATTTCCCAGCACTAAATAACTGCTAAAATGGTAAATGGCATTCCCTCATCTCTGGCACTATGGATGAGACAGGAACTGCTACCGTCTAAGGGGACTTGAGTTTTAGCACTGCAgaacagctgcctgccaggcTACCAACTGCCTtgcacaaagaaaggaaaagccaaCATTGAGCtcagactgagaaaaaaaacaaacatcccaTTCCCCACCCCACCACTTCTCCCTGCGCCTCAAAGCCTTTATGGGAAAACTGCTCTTTGTAACAAATACATCACCACTATCTGCTCCagacaagactttttttccttgactaAAACCCCTCTAGTTTCAATATAGAACAGAGTTAATAAATAATCTGTATTTACAATCTTACAGTCATGAAGACTTGTAACAATGATTAGGTGGATAGTCTTGAcgcatttcttcttgttttaatCAATAATCCCTCAGTCATTATAACATCAAGGataggtaaaaataaatattttacaatttcagtattttatctacaggccccttcccctcccaagaAGTGAGGGGTTTAAAGCATCTATGGCATGTAGAAAAGGAATGTtgttttcattactattatttttgtgcctttttaaCCATAAAGTGAAGCACATGCTGGTTTCCTGAAGGACAGCACAGTGCTGGCTGAGATGGCGGTGCTTTCTGGCAccatatctgaaagaaaaaacatttaaaggcaAGAAAGATCTGCATCTagtcaggaaaaaacagaatctAATTGTAAATCCCAATTCTCCCAAAGCTGGTGTGATCCAGTGTGCCAGTTTTTATCCCCTCTCACCCTCCCACCATGGAAATCAGTTTTAGGATATCTGTTTTGTCCTGTGTAATAGAGCAGCTGATCTAGCTCACTACAAATAGAGTAAAAGGCTGTGTTTTCATCTGAAAGATATGACATATAAAAAGATACTCATTTCTCCAGGTTAAATGGATGTAAACCAAGGTCACGCAGccctcattaaaaaaatcttctccccataaagaaaaagatttagaGTTCACCCTCCCACCCAAAACCCCTTTTCCCCACACAATGAAAGGTCTTCAGTTTAAGTAGTCCACAGCACATCCAAAGATGTTCTTTTTACAAAAATGCTACTCCATGGGACCTCCAGTTAGAGAGGCAGTGACACTGCACTGTAATAAACAGCAAACAAATGTCTTTCCTACTGAAAGAAGTGTGCTTGTTCAGTGAAGACAATTCTCATTTGCAAGACACATTTGTTTCCTTCCACTTCAGCAGAGGTCAGATACCAAGTATGTTCTCACTTCCATTCTCTCAAAAGCATTCTCTTGAGGCAGGTCATGTGTTTCGAGTCCACTTTtatgcagaaagaagaaaggaaggaataataTAATGGTCCCAGGATTTGTAAGGCTAAACGTTTCAGAAGGTGCAATACCAGCATTTTTAATAGTCTCTGGATCCAATAACCTTATGATTATGGatctgtgaagaagaaaaagaatgaagatatttaaatatttttgtgtattatGCATGATTATGTTTAAGACCTTGATCTCTAGAGACATTTGTAAAGAACATATTGGTCAAGAAAACTGAAAGTGCTTAGGAACTTTCTTGAGTTAGAGTTCATTATGTAATGGTTACATAGACTAGATTCTGAAGTCACCGTTTAAGAACACTAGGGCACCTGGAACTAGTCATGTGCACTTACCTCCACTGAACTGCCAGAGTGCAATATATGGACAACCTTCTACTTTGCTGGCTTTTAAGCAAATCAGTTTTTTTGCATGTCAGACACTACTTTCTTGCTTGCTAAAgtcaatattttgcattttccacCTTGGACTTTGTCAGCTGTGTTGATTCATTCTAGTCAGCATTTTAAAGGAGATTCAAGATACATTTCACATCTGGAACTTAACATGGATTTCTGATACTTTGAAATAACAGGATAAAAGTTTAAGTGTATAAAATCCAAGTATATATATCTAATTGGGAAGAATTTATCAAGAAGGTGTCCTGTTTTTGCCTGCAGAACTCGCTTGAGATTGAGCCATGGAAGATCATGGGTGAACTTTCCCTCTTAGCTCTTATTTCTTGATCCATTCTGTTTTTCCTTGAGAGCAGCTTTCTTCAACCAGTTTATTTATACAGGATCTCTTACAATACAATGTCTTCCTTACCTCTGCATTCATATTTAAGATCTGAGAAGAACACCATTTCTTGAGAGAACACAAATAATCCTAGCCGACCACCAGCATAGGTTTTATCATAGATTGGTCCCGAGTCTGCCATGATTTTCTTCCCTTCGTACATTACAACCCTACAAAGAGACAATAGGTCAGCCATCTTTGACAAGCTTCTGTTAGGTGCATGTTTACAGACATCCACCTTCCTTGTGATAATTACTTAAGATAAAGGATGATGCTCACCTGATGTAACCAGTCTTTGGTCTATGGCTAAGACGCCATCTGTATGCAGTGAAGTCTTTCCAGCCTATGTGACGCGGGTCATGCCACAAAGTTCTCACCTACAAAAGAATACTTTTCTATTAACCAAAGGCCTGAGATAACGACCATTATTTTGACATGAAAGTGCCTTGACGATCATCATTATGACTAGTAAAGGCTTAAAGTAAGTCATTAGGCTCTGTAATGGGGTCTTGTGAAATCAACTgcatttaaatttacttttaaatatgtaaataggAAACTACTCCACAATTCCAGAAACAATTGATTCACTGCTCCTGGAAAGCCTGTCTGCAGCATGCAATCCTTTTAATTTTATACAACATTTTGCATGATTGAGGATAATTACAAAGTTATTGGTCTTTGCCAAGAAGACTACGCCATTCTGATCAGCATGTACAGACCCCCTGCAAGTATCTAACTTGTTGGAAGAACTGCACTGTAAGGCAGGCTGAAGAGTAGGTTATCATAGTGCCACTCTTACCTGGCCAGGAGTGTTTCCTGTGTGCCACAAAGCATTACGAAGGTGTTCTCCTGGACCAGTGGTGGAATTCACCACTTTGATGGAGAGACCCGAGTAGCCTTGAGCTTTGGTTGGTGTGGAGTCCCAGTAAGACTGGGTGATCTGCTTCCACATGACAACATAGAAACGACTGCTAGATTGGTAGCCAAATACAAAGCCAGCATAATCATCATCCCTTTCTGTATTGATGAAGAAGGTGCCACTGAAGTCCACAGCATTGAATTCATCAAAACCTATGGGGGCATTAAAGGAGAAAGCTTTAGGTGCTGCTCTTTTGTGATTCTTAAACAACTCCTTAATGGTTTCTCAgattctcctcctccccaccccccaaccccaaaaaacaaacagtgtAATGTCCGTTAGAGTTAAAATTTTCCCCTTACCAACTGCAAGGCCAGGGTCACAGTTGACTGTCTGAACCAGTTCTTTACCCTGGTGACGAACAACCCAGTTTGGATCATTTTGGGATGTTCCCTTGGGATCCAGGGGAATCATCTGAAATCTTCGGAAATCAGTTTCACTAATGTCCACATTTTCAGGACAGATATCATCAATATCTGGCACGCTGTCTTGGTCAAAGTCATCTTTGCAAGCATCTCCACGTCCATCACCTGCAGGACACAAGTAATTTCACCATTATATCACCATTGTTGTTTGCTTCTGAGTCTTACAACTTGGAGTTGAAATCTTAATTGCAGATCTCTGACTGCCCAGGTACTGCTGGCAGACACGCTACAGAAGCCACAACAGCTACTGTATAAATGCCCTTTCACTCCAGCCCGATAGTGACTTAGGAGTAAGTTGGATATGTGGTCATTTTTACATTGCTCCTTACTCCTGAGGGGCACTATAACAACAGTACAGACGTTCTATCTTTTTGTTACTTGCAAGTTTTGTCCAACTCTAAatagtgtggggggaaaaaaaaaccaaaacaaaccatgtAGCATCAAACTAttggaagatattttaaaaatgttgctatGATACTGGCCATCTTACCATCAGAATCAGCTTGATCTGGGTTGGCAACCAATCTGCAGTTGTCTTTGTCATCAGGGATACCATCATTGTCATCATCATGGTCACAGGCATCACCTTTTCCATCCTTGTCATGGTCAGCTTGATTGGCATTGGGCACATAGGGGCAGTTATCAAGATTATTTTGATGGCCATCTTCATCTATGTCCTGGTTGTTGTCGCACTGATCACCTATGCGGTCAGAATCAGTGTCTTcctaagaaagggaaaaaataaagaacacttcaaaaagccacttaaaaaaaggctgaaatagaGTCTTAATAGCTAGAATTAACTGGGATTTCTGCTTGCTTTAGCAAGAGCTAAGATAGATGTAGTGAGGTATTAGGATTAATACATGCTTAAAGCTACCTGTGCTAGCTGCTTTGGGCTGCTTTAGTGTTGCCCTGGTTTTAATTTGAatccacagcagcagaaagcagtgtGGTCATCagcttctcttctcccttctgccGCCAGTCTACCATACTGGACACAGGGTACTTTACCTCCCACCTTCTCTGGCAGCTCCCTGGTTCCAAGAGCCAGATAAGGGTAGGACTACTCTGTCCCTAGCCAGTAGAGACTGTAGCCTTAAAACATAGTCTAACAAGTCTTGGTTTTACAGCTTCCACACCGTATCATAATTTTCTTTATCATAAAAGCCTATAATGCTCTTCGTGCCCCCTGACTCATCAGTCAAGACAATTATTCCCTTAGTGATCAAAGACTGCATGAGCTGCTGTGCTTGCTGATCACATATTTTAGCCAGTCATTTGCTTAGTCAgcttctgaaataagaaaaaacaacccagtcATCCCTGAGGCTGCCTCAAGGTTTAGTCTAGTAGTCTTGTCAACACTAGTGGATGACCCTGGTGTTGGTGTAGACAGAAGGCATACCACACAGTTTGAATAGCTACTAATTCTGCCATTTGAAATCTAATATCTCCACTTCTAGAACTGGATTAGAAAAGTGTTTGAAAACCCATGATAGTCCTATATTAAGGTTTCAAAGTGGTAAGAGGAACATTGCCTGAAAGGATCTTCAGGCACTTTCCACCCTCAGGTGGGGAAGTAGTAAAGCAAGTGACAGAGACTAAGAAATTTTATATTATCTGTTTAAATCCTTCAAGTAACACTGCTTTTAGGCTACATGACCATACTACACTAGATTCCACTGATTTGCAACAGCTTTTCTAGCCCTTCAAACATTCCAGTTATGTCCCTGAAGCTATTAAATTTAGAGCCTTGTGCTTGACAGGATGGCACAGGCTTTATCTACCTCTGCCTTCAAACGTTTTTGAACCAGGAAGTTGTGTGAGAGGTTGGATCCCCTAGATTTTTATGAAAGGGAATTTTTAAAGTGTCAGAATACACCTTTTCCTTAGAGAAAAGCAACCTGTGCTGCCTTCAGCTTACTGGTAGCAAAGTTATCTTTTGAAATGGCGCTGTTTCAAACTTAAGGACAAAGATTAAAGAGCACTACAGGCTATGAAGAGGGTAGTTCCTACCTACCTAGATTTCATACAGTGCTCCCAGGAATTTCATATCCTCACTATGAGAATCACTGCAACTGACAAACCTAAGAAATGTTTAGGAGACGAGTACACACGGTAGTCTCACAGATCTTCACTAGAGTTACTTTTCAGAGAATACCTAGCAGCTGTTTGAACTGTGAGGGCATGTTATTTGATAAAGGCACCGTTTGGCAAATTAATAAGAATAATTTGTGACAAGTCAATTTTAAGCTGTAACTTGTTGTTCAAATATTTTCTACAATACACAACATACTATGTTTTTTATAATACCagtcatatatataaaaaaaaaaaaaaatatatatatatatatatatatatatatatatatatatatatatatatatatatatatatatatatatatatatatatatatatatatatatatatataaaaaaatgcaaatcccCTACCTGGTCAGGATTGTGTTCCAGTGGACAGTTATCACACTGATCTCCAACACCATCCAAGTCCGTATCCCTCTGGTCTACATTGTAGACATATTGGCAGTTGTCCCTTTCATTAAGGACCCCTGCAAAATTAAGGAGAGTTCATGAATGAAAGTCAGACATCTAAATGCTGCAGAGAACTGTAGAAAGCCACCACACACTTCTTGAtatatttttgaaagcattttgagCAGCATTTGAAAGCTTTGAGACTTGACTCATCACTAGCTCTGCCACATGCTTCTGTTCCTACTGCCTGTGAGAGTAGAGCTAGATTTTAACTGTGCCAAAATGTGTATATTTCAAAGCAAGTTTCCATTAGCTATAACTGTTACTTTAGTAGTCTTTATATCCTGAAACCACTAGAGGAGAATTTTTGTGTGTTCAGGAATGGAATTCTGGTAGGAAGTCAGTGGTATATTGGGTATGTTTGATCAATCTGTGATTAGAGGCCACCTACCATCTCCATCAATATCCACTGCACATGCATCTCCTTCTCCGTTGTTGTCAGTGTCAGTTTGATCAGGGTTGTGATTGTAGGGGCAGTTATCACAGCGGTCACCAACATCATCCCTATCATAGTCATACTGCTGTGGGTTGTAGATGAATGGACAGTTGTCCTACAAGAGCAAGAAAGAAGTCAAGCTTTAAAAAGAGTCAAATTAAAGCTTTAACCAGATTCTGCTTATGCTTGTACTGCTGtatgaaaggagaaatgaaaggcAGGGAAACAGAACTGGGACGCTTCTATCTCAAAACACCCCGTTGCTTGCATGAGTGTAGGAATGgctgaataaaaatgaagattCACTTCCAAAGCTCAACCAGCTGCAGAAAGTTTGTCTGCATATTTATGCATATCTAAAGGTTTCTAGGATGGCTGTCCAGTGCCAGCAACTTCCTATGGTCTTCTCAAGATTAAGGTCAGAAGCTAGACCCCAGCCTTAGGAAGGGAAATGGGAGAGCTACCTTCTCAAAGGCTGTTCTTCTGTGTTGTCTTACCCGGTCATCAGGAATaccatcatcgtcatcatcattGTCACAGGCATCACCAATCCCATCCTTATCATAGTCTTCCTGCCCAGAGTTGGGCAGATTAGGGCAGTTATCCTAGGAAGGAGAAAGTACACAGATGTGTTTACTCCTGGCATGATTACAATAGGGATTTTAGCAGGTAAGATCTAATCATTAGGCAAAATCATAATACCTCAAATCAGGTAGGTTACTGTAATTCTCTCAGTTCTAGCTAGTCATTACTGTGAGGATAAGTCTTAGAAAGCCatagtttaaataattttttaaaacaaagatttgGCTGCTTTTGAGAATCTtaccctccttttcttcccctgggGATCGATATCTGTCAGAGCAAAGCTGATATAGGTATAGCCTAAACTACAGTCTTCCTAGAACACTTATAACAAACATTTATAATTGTGTcaggcttcatttttttcccccatattgcAGGAATATCTAAAGCAACAGCAAGAGCCTCCTAGCAATACCTTGACAATGGCATCCCTACAGAGAGGGGTATTTTACCAGTTTTATTTGCAGAGAGGACAGTTTAATAGCTCTAACTAGATAAAGACTTGCTTTATACCTCAAACCTAacatattttctatatttctcAGATAGACAGGCTATTATAATGGTAGATGGGAAAACACGATAAACTTACTTTTTTACAGTGGTAAGTGGCATTGGCAACACAAACAAGGTTCTCATTTGGCCACCCATCCAAGTCAGTATCTTCTCCACAGATTATGCCATTGCCAGCATAGCCTGGTTTACATTCACAGCGATACATGGGGTCACTGAAGTGGCCAAGGTAATTGCATTTGGCATTCTTGTTGCAGTCATGTGTTCCATCTGTGCATGGATTACGTGGCTTGCAGACCTAGAAGACCACACAGAAATTAAATCCACTGTAAACATCTTTTTATCCCTCATTTTTCCCCCAGAGATTCAAGTAAAACAGAGAATACATGCTCGTTTTGATCAGAGATCcttcaatcagaaaaaaaaagaaaagcctcatacatTACTTTCGTCCACTCCCCAACTCCAGTAGCAGCCTTAgcactaattattatttttcttgttcagaccttatttattttcaaatggaacCAAGCACTAAAATATCTAAGGCACATATCGTTGGATCATAAGTGAATACTGATTAAGTTAGTGTCCTAAAATTATGTATAACATCTGAACCCTCCGTGGCTGAGGAGGATAGTGATTTTTAAGACTCATTTTGAGCTCCAATAGAAACTGCTTAATGGTCCTCCTGTTCTGAATCACAGAGGATGGTGTTTTATTAAGTGTACCAAGTCCTTCTTGCCTGAAATGCATAGGTGCTTTCTGTTGTTTAGAAACTTCGTGAAATTTTATAACCCAGAACAGTTCTCAAGTTGACAATACCTGTTTGTTAGCCATGGCATCCTCAACACTGCGACCAAATGGCTGTGTCCCAGTGAAACGTGGTGGACAAGGCAGACAGTTGTACCCAGGTTCAGTATTCTCACACCTGTGCACTCCGTTGAAGACAAAGCAGGCATCAGGAACCTCTTTGCACTGAAATACGAGTTTGAAATAGAGGAGAACAACAGTTCGCATTATAAAACACCAGGATTTATTCGCCCTTCCTATCTTTTCACTCCCTTTCAAGGAGTGAACTAGTCTTCTTACCTCATCAATATCTTGGCAGTGGACACCATCACCATGGTAGCCAGCAGGACAGGCACCACACTTCCAGGAACCATCAGGGGAGCTGGTACATGTAGTCCCCGCAAAGCAAGGATTAGACAGACACCCATCtgagaaacaaatgagaaagtgTTAAGATGAGGGATGCTTACCATGCTGCTACAGTACTGTATTTGGCCGATATGCTGGTTTAACATTCTAGCACTTGTGTTTTACAGCCTCATGTAAAgttttttaatcagtattttcaAGATTGTCCACAACCTTCAGATGTTTATGGGAAAATGGATACTCACCAATTGGACAGTCCTGTTTGTTGCAGACTTGAGTCCCTTTAGCTTCACCTACGCAAGTCTTCCCACCATACTGAGGCTCAGGATTATTGCAGAGACGACTACGTTTTTGAAGTCCTCCTCCACATGTCACTGTGCAAGCATCCCATGGAGACCATGGTCCCCAGTTGCCATTAACTAAAGGGAGATAGAAGTTGGAAGACATGTATAGCTTTAAATTCAGTGGTACAACTAGTTTCTACCTGACTAAGGACTATTACTTTTGCGGTGAGAGCACTTCAGACTTTGTTCAGACCTAAATGACAGAATTAATGGACTCCATGGAAGAGTCAGAAAACAAGTTTAGTTTCGTCTGAAACTAACCTGTGAGGTTTTACCTAGCCTACCTCTAAGTTTAAAGAGAGAAGATTACTAGAACTAGATTATATAGCAACTACTCAGGAAGTTCACCATTTAAGCTACCGAGTAGTAGTTACCACCTGGACACACTTACTTGGGCAAGGATCTTTCTGGCAGgatttgttttctcttgcctCACCCTCACAAGGTTTGCCATTCAGCTGTGGTACTGGAGAGTTGCAGAGACGAATTCTAGTGATGATGCCCGTGCCACAAGTGACAGAACATGAAGACCATGGTGACCAGTGACTCCAGCCACCATCCTGTTTAACTATAAGAGAGAAGTGTCTGTTGTTAATAGagtttctgaaaaacagacttcAGCTGCACAGCACTTAGGACATAGCCAGTACCAGAACTGTACCAAAGACTCCATATATATTGGATAGCCTCAGCACCATCACAGATCAAGTTGTTTTGTCACTAGAGAAATTGCATACCTAAACTGGCCTCAAATTTTGCCTGGGAGCAGTGCCTAAAAATGCCTATTTACTGCACTAACTATCTGCTCCCCTTTAACTGATTAGTGTAAGTCCTTAAAGCTAGAAGCCAGTGCTCCATCCCAGTGACAGAGCTACATGGTAATCTTTGCCATTAACATTAAGCCAATAAAAGCGGCCTGTGTTTTATTACCAGTGTGCGTAGATTAAGCACTTACATCTCTTATCGCACTCCTGAAGGTGGCAAGTCCGAGTTTGTACAGAAGACCCTTCACAGCGGTTATTGAGACTGTCACAGGATCGCCCTCTCTGCTGAATCCCGTTCCCACAGGTGACAGAACATGAAGTCCATTCAGACCAAGGAGACCATCCATCATCTGCGTAGTCGCTAGCTGCAGATGGATACAGCTCTGAATAAGACTCCAGGTATGTGTTTTCCATAGTCTTTTCTCCCACCCCTCTTCTccacaaaaaaaggagagaactgTCCTCAAAAGCCACATGCATCTTCCTTTCTTGTACAAGATAAGGCCATGGACTCAAATGTTTCAGTGCTCACGTGCATCACCTAAGTGATTAACCTCAAAGAAGCATCAGGCTAACCTTACTCCAGTGGTACAAGGTTATATCCAGTTGTAGTATACTTTAGAGCAGCATGTGTCTAGCTAGATGAAGCCAACTGCTACAAAAGCATGAAGGTATTAAGTACTTACGCCAGCATCGGGGGCAGCACTCCCCATCAGGCACAGTGGCATTGGAACAAGGCATGAGAGGACAGGACACTTTGCGGCATATAGTGGCAGAGTTCTATAAAGAATTGAGAGAACTGCAATAAGTAAGTGAAATATAAACAGTGTCTGGAGTCTGGTTAAATGATAAAAAGATCTTTTCTGCAGCGCTTTAAAGACTCAATACCACATCTAAAGCAGAGGGTCTTGTATTTAGAGCTAACACAACCCAAGGGTAGTCCCAGGTATTTTTGGTCAAACTTCACCTCATTCCCATTCTCACCCATTACTTTTTAGTCAAGAGCggaagtattttggttttgcagaAGTTGATCAAGAGCTACCAGATGCTGGCTAGAGTAAAAGGCTATCACGTGATACCCAAAGTATAAGTCAGACTTCAAGGGAATGAAACAAGAATGAGAAGCCAACTTTCTTTTCAGTTAATATGGATTTAAGCTGATTATATGGTAAAGATAAAATGAGTTTAGTGGACTCTGCTGAAGAGCCATGAAATCTGTAACTTATACTTAGAGGTCTTTCATCTTTAAGCCAAGCAGGCAGAGTAAGAACACCCACCTCCAATCTCAATGAGAGCTAAAGGGTAGCCTGTAGTTTTGCTACTTGAAGGTAGCAGCTTGGTCAGAAGAATGCTCTCATGATTACTATTTTTATCTCCCCAAGCAAATGACTACATTAAGGCAATTACAGCTAACATTGAGTGAGTGTTGGTAGGAAAGAGGCAAATGCAGAAGTATCATTTGCTGACTACAAGACAAAAGATAGAGACCTGTAGAAGCAGATGCAGAACTTGGTGACATGCCTTGGATTGCACATGTACAAATACTCAGCCTTTAGTTTCTAAACAGCGGCAGGCTAGTTAGCCCACTCTTTGGTAGACTGGTACTCCAAGATACTTTTGTTATGGTATACTTACAGTTAAAGGGAGCA contains:
- the THBS1 gene encoding thrombospondin-1 isoform X2 — translated: MGPTTVLFLLLVLGISEAKRAAESRSDDNSVFDLFELIGFIRKGAGRRAPGVHLVKGPESSSPAYRIEDASRIPAVPDSKFQDLLDAIHAEKGFILLATLRQAKKSRGTLLSVEQKDGSGHVFSLVSNGKAGTLDLSLSGDGKQQLVSVEDALLATGHWKNITLFVQEDRAQLYVGCEKMENAELDIPIQNIFTRDLASSARLRIAKGGVNDNFQGLLQNVRFVFGTTLETILRNKGCSSSTSAIITLDNPINGSSPAIRTNYIGHKTKDIQAVCGFSCDELTNMFVELQGLRSMVTTLQDRVRKVTEENELIAKVVQITPGVCIHNGILHKNKEEWTIDSCTECTCQNSATICRKVSCPLMPCSNATVPDGECCPRCWPSDYADDGWSPWSEWTSCSVTCGNGIQQRGRSCDSLNNRCEGSSVQTRTCHLQECDKRFKQDGGWSHWSPWSSCSVTCGTGIITRIRLCNSPVPQLNGKPCEGEARENKSCQKDPCPINGNWGPWSPWDACTVTCGGGLQKRSRLCNNPEPQYGGKTCVGEAKGTQVCNKQDCPIDGCLSNPCFAGTTCTSSPDGSWKCGACPAGYHGDGVHCQDIDECKEVPDACFVFNGVHRCENTEPGYNCLPCPPRFTGTQPFGRSVEDAMANKQVCKPRNPCTDGTHDCNKNAKCNYLGHFSDPMYRCECKPGYAGNGIICGEDTDLDGWPNENLVCVANATYHCKKDNCPNLPNSGQEDYDKDGIGDACDNDDDDDGIPDDRDNCPFIYNPQQYDYDRDDVGDRCDNCPYNHNPDQTDTDNNGEGDACAVDIDGDGVLNERDNCQYVYNVDQRDTDLDGVGDQCDNCPLEHNPDQEDTDSDRIGDQCDNNQDIDEDGHQNNLDNCPYVPNANQADHDKDGKGDACDHDDDNDGIPDDKDNCRLVANPDQADSDGDGRGDACKDDFDQDSVPDIDDICPENVDISETDFRRFQMIPLDPKGTSQNDPNWVVRHQGKELVQTVNCDPGLAVGFDEFNAVDFSGTFFINTERDDDYAGFVFGYQSSSRFYVVMWKQITQSYWDSTPTKAQGYSGLSIKVVNSTTGPGEHLRNALWHTGNTPGQVRTLWHDPRHIGWKDFTAYRWRLSHRPKTGYIRVVMYEGKKIMADSGPIYDKTYAGGRLGLFVFSQEMVFFSDLKYECRDP
- the THBS1 gene encoding thrombospondin-1 isoform X1, producing the protein MGPTTVLFLLLVLGISEAKRAAESRSDDNSVFDLFELIGFIRKGAGRRAPGVHLVKGPESSSPAYRIEDASRIPAVPDSKFQDLLDAIHAEKGFILLATLRQAKKSRGTLLSVEQKDGSGHVFSLVSNGKAGTLDLSLSGDGKQQLVSVEDALLATGHWKNITLFVQEDRAQLYVGCEKMENAELDIPIQNIFTRDLASSARLRIAKGGVNDNFQGLLQNVRFVFGTTLETILRNKGCSSSTSAIITLDNPINGSSPAIRTNYIGHKTKDIQAVCGFSCDELTNMFVELQGLRSMVTTLQDRVRKVTEENELIAKVVQITPGVCIHNGILHKNKEEWTIDSCTECTCQNSATICRKVSCPLMPCSNATVPDGECCPRCWPSDYADDGWSPWSEWTSCSVTCGNGIQQRGRSCDSLNNRCEGSSVQTRTCHLQECDKRFKQDGGWSHWSPWSSCSVTCGTGIITRIRLCNSPVPQLNGKPCEGEARENKSCQKDPCPINGNWGPWSPWDACTVTCGGGLQKRSRLCNNPEPQYGGKTCVGEAKGTQVCNKQDCPIDGCLSNPCFAGTTCTSSPDGSWKCGACPAGYHGDGVHCQDIDECKEVPDACFVFNGVHRCENTEPGYNCLPCPPRFTGTQPFGRSVEDAMANKQVCKPRNPCTDGTHDCNKNAKCNYLGHFSDPMYRCECKPGYAGNGIICGEDTDLDGWPNENLVCVANATYHCKKDNCPNLPNSGQEDYDKDGIGDACDNDDDDDGIPDDRDNCPFIYNPQQYDYDRDDVGDRCDNCPYNHNPDQTDTDNNGEGDACAVDIDGDGVLNERDNCQYVYNVDQRDTDLDGVGDQCDNCPLEHNPDQEDTDSDRIGDQCDNNQDIDEDGHQNNLDNCPYVPNANQADHDKDGKGDACDHDDDNDGIPDDKDNCRLVANPDQADSDGDGRGDACKDDFDQDSVPDIDDICPENVDISETDFRRFQMIPLDPKGTSQNDPNWVVRHQGKELVQTVNCDPGLAVGFDEFNAVDFSGTFFINTERDDDYAGFVFGYQSSSRFYVVMWKQITQSYWDSTPTKAQGYSGLSIKVVNSTTGPGEHLRNALWHTGNTPGQVRTLWHDPRHIGWKDFTAYRWRLSHRPKTGYIRVVMYEGKKIMADSGPIYDKTYAGGRLGLFVFSQEMVFFSDLKYECRGKEDIVL